One Prolixibacteraceae bacterium DNA segment encodes these proteins:
- a CDS encoding peptidase domain-containing ABC transporter: protein MKKFPFHKQLDAMDCGPACLSMISQYYGRKYSIDFIRQHAFLNKDGVSLLGISKASEELGFKTLGGRFTFEKLVENAPLPCILHWNQNHFVVLYRVKKKKGQYSLRVADPNKGLLTYSVEEFRNYWISTSKKNEDKGIALLLDPSSLFYNKNSDARIDNSRKIFFLAKYFLPYKRLFFQLIIGLIAGSIMHLILPFLTQSIVDKGINNKDINFIWLVLLAQLSLLLGRAGIDFIRRRILLHISTRINISLISDFFIKLMKLPMSFFDIKLHGDLLQRIEDHNRVERFLTVQSFNLLFSIFSLIIFGIVLLIYNIKIFLVFIFGGLLYGFWTMFFLKKRRVLDYKKFEYQSTNRSKTYQLINGMQEIKLQNYEQSKRWEWEDTQADLFEVNMQTLSLQQSQEAGSIFINETKNIFITILAASSVIYGELTIGMMLSIQYIIGQLNSPIEQMMNFIYQWQDVSISLERMNEIHKKKEENEGRKHINSYDNFQHKNILINELSFGYENGSNKKVLNNINLLIPHGKTTAIIGASGSGKTTLLKLLLGYYKPQEGSINVGNQPLENFKLEWWRSKCGAVMQDGFIFSESIAKNIATSDLHINTNKLKNATKTACIHEFIRQMPLGYNTIIGEDGQGVSQGQKQRVLM from the coding sequence ATGAAGAAGTTTCCCTTTCATAAACAGCTCGATGCGATGGATTGTGGTCCTGCATGTTTGAGTATGATTTCTCAATATTATGGCCGCAAATATAGCATCGATTTTATACGTCAACATGCATTCTTGAATAAAGATGGAGTATCCTTATTGGGCATTAGTAAAGCTTCGGAGGAGCTTGGGTTTAAGACTTTAGGTGGCCGTTTCACTTTTGAAAAATTAGTTGAGAATGCTCCCCTACCATGCATACTTCACTGGAATCAAAATCACTTTGTTGTCCTTTATCGAGTGAAAAAAAAGAAGGGACAATATAGTTTAAGAGTTGCTGACCCAAATAAAGGTCTATTAACATATTCTGTTGAAGAGTTTAGGAATTATTGGATTAGCACTTCAAAAAAAAATGAGGATAAAGGGATTGCTCTTTTATTGGACCCCTCTTCTCTGTTCTATAATAAAAATAGTGATGCAAGAATAGATAATAGTCGAAAAATATTTTTTTTAGCAAAATATTTCTTGCCCTATAAAAGGTTATTTTTTCAACTTATAATAGGTTTAATTGCTGGTAGCATTATGCACCTAATCCTTCCATTTTTAACTCAATCTATAGTTGATAAGGGGATTAACAATAAAGATATAAATTTCATCTGGTTGGTATTACTAGCTCAATTGTCTTTATTATTAGGTAGAGCTGGAATAGATTTTATTAGAAGAAGAATATTGTTACACATAAGCACTCGAATAAATATTTCATTAATCTCAGATTTTTTCATAAAATTAATGAAACTTCCGATGAGTTTTTTTGATATTAAGCTTCATGGGGACCTTTTGCAAAGAATTGAAGATCACAATAGAGTCGAAAGATTTCTTACAGTACAATCCTTCAATCTCCTGTTCTCAATATTTAGTCTAATTATATTTGGCATTGTGCTATTAATATATAATATAAAAATATTCTTAGTTTTTATTTTTGGCGGTTTATTATATGGCTTTTGGACAATGTTTTTCTTAAAGAAACGAAGGGTGCTGGATTATAAAAAATTTGAGTATCAGTCTACTAATAGGAGTAAGACATATCAATTAATTAATGGAATGCAGGAGATTAAACTTCAAAATTATGAGCAAAGCAAACGTTGGGAGTGGGAAGATACTCAAGCTGATTTATTTGAAGTAAACATGCAGACACTTTCATTACAGCAGTCACAGGAAGCTGGGAGTATATTCATTAACGAAACCAAGAATATCTTTATAACAATTTTGGCTGCTTCCTCTGTAATTTATGGAGAGTTGACTATTGGTATGATGCTTTCAATACAGTATATAATTGGTCAATTGAATAGCCCTATAGAGCAAATGATGAATTTTATTTATCAATGGCAAGATGTAAGCATTAGCCTTGAAAGAATGAATGAGATTCATAAAAAGAAAGAAGAAAATGAAGGAAGAAAACATATTAATTCATACGATAATTTTCAGCACAAAAATATTCTAATAAATGAGCTTTCATTTGGGTACGAAAATGGATCAAATAAAAAAGTATTAAACAACATTAACCTATTAATACCACATGGTAAAACTACAGCTATTATTGGGGCAAGTGGTAGTGGGAAGACGACTCTTCTTAAATTATTACTTGGGTATTATAAACCACAAGAAGGTAGTATTAATGTCGGGAATCAACCTCTTGAGAACTTCAAATTAGAATGGTGGAGAAGCAAATGTGGAGCTGTTATGCAGGATGGCTTTATTTTTTCTGAGTCAATAGCAAAGAACATTGCCACCTCTGATTTACATATAAATACCAATAAACTTAAGAATGCTACAAAAACAGCATGTATACATGAGTTTATAAGGCAAATGCCATTAGGGTACAATACTATTATTGGGGAAGATGGACAAGGGGTTAGTCAGGGACAAAAACAAAGAGTTTTAATGTAA